A region of Sulfurovum sp. DNA encodes the following proteins:
- a CDS encoding YeeE/YedE family protein, whose product MGTTITTAANNDLVSRIAQMFENVIHQGHGSLALVFLIGVIFGGIIQYTRVDKFEKIAGFAMLKDTIVPKMLFLTVGLASIGIYFMIEAGYAHYHVKPIILSGLIIGSILFGISMAIFGKCPGTGPVSIAEGRIDVLVGAIGGLFGGLIFTLYYDDIFKPLMGESMGKLILPNLFPGHEHLVVLIFGVVVTLVAIFIPKVELLDEADSPKSSK is encoded by the coding sequence ATGGGTACTACTATTACAACAGCAGCCAACAATGACCTTGTATCACGTATAGCACAGATGTTTGAGAATGTAATCCATCAGGGTCATGGTTCATTAGCACTCGTTTTTCTGATTGGTGTAATTTTTGGTGGAATCATCCAATATACACGCGTAGATAAGTTTGAGAAAATTGCAGGGTTTGCGATGCTTAAAGATACAATTGTCCCTAAGATGCTTTTTTTAACAGTAGGACTGGCAAGTATTGGGATTTACTTTATGATTGAGGCAGGGTATGCGCACTATCACGTTAAACCCATTATATTGTCTGGTCTTATTATTGGTAGTATACTTTTTGGTATTTCTATGGCAATCTTTGGGAAGTGTCCAGGGACTGGTCCTGTCTCTATTGCTGAGGGACGTATTGATGTTCTTGTTGGTGCAATTGGTGGATTGTTTGGCGGGTTAATTTTTACACTCTATTATGACGATATTTTCAAGCCCTTGATGGGAGAAAGCATGGGTAAGCTAATTTTGCCAAATCTTTTTCCAGGGCATGAGCATCTGGTAGTATTGATTTTTGGTGTGGTGGTTACATTGGTGGCAATATTTATCCCTAAAGTAGAACTTCTTGACGAAGCAGACTCTCCTAAGTCTTCTAAGTAG
- a CDS encoding NnrS family protein, giving the protein MQFHKKTESHYFFLQPHQPFFLLAFINAIIAMLIFMLSYKGITNLEIPASNFHGYSMLYLFFTPAFVAFLFTTFPRFTSTPPIEKKRYMQVFGLYCLGTMLFLFGSIISPLFSYTGMLILFIGHVMVFNILQNIYRNSAMADNHDIFWILTAMGFGLLSHFIFIVGSLFYAPMINVALEAGIYLYIFPLTFSVAQRMVPFFSHCMVEKNLSLLKIIFTLLLLHVIIESIHTNGSFIVDIILAYIIGKEILRWNLPFPNPNPLLWILHLALYWIPVALIFGAMTNLTTLIAGTNFLFLDIHILMLGFVFTILIGFGTRVTIGHSGNIMQVGMWEKVLFNWTQLVVIVRLFVSLAAAFGWNFMIFFDISVTVWIIMFTLWAIRFFAVLIYGKRLA; this is encoded by the coding sequence ATGCAATTTCATAAAAAAACTGAGTCACACTACTTTTTCTTGCAACCTCATCAACCCTTTTTTCTCTTGGCATTCATCAATGCAATTATTGCCATGCTTATTTTTATGCTCTCCTATAAAGGTATCACTAATTTAGAAATACCTGCATCTAATTTTCATGGCTACAGTATGCTCTACCTGTTCTTTACACCAGCATTTGTAGCCTTTTTATTTACAACTTTTCCACGCTTCACTTCTACACCACCCATTGAAAAAAAACGTTATATGCAGGTCTTTGGTCTCTACTGTCTTGGTACGATGCTGTTCCTATTTGGAAGCATAATCTCACCTCTCTTTTCTTATACTGGTATGCTTATACTTTTTATTGGACATGTCATGGTATTTAATATTCTTCAAAATATTTATAGAAATAGTGCTATGGCTGACAATCATGATATATTTTGGATCTTAACTGCAATGGGTTTTGGGCTTTTGTCACACTTTATTTTTATTGTAGGATCACTTTTTTATGCACCCATGATTAATGTTGCATTAGAAGCTGGTATTTACCTTTATATCTTCCCGCTAACTTTCTCTGTTGCACAACGTATGGTGCCCTTCTTTTCTCATTGCATGGTAGAAAAAAATCTTAGTCTACTTAAAATAATATTTACTCTTCTGCTATTGCATGTCATCATTGAAAGCATCCATACTAATGGTTCTTTTATTGTTGACATCATTCTTGCTTACATTATAGGTAAAGAAATACTTAGATGGAACCTCCCTTTCCCTAACCCCAATCCTCTACTTTGGATCCTCCATCTAGCACTCTACTGGATACCTGTTGCACTCATTTTTGGTGCCATGACAAATCTAACAACACTCATTGCAGGTACCAACTTTCTCTTTCTTGATATTCATATTCTTATGCTAGGTTTTGTCTTTACCATATTGATTGGGTTTGGTACCCGCGTAACCATTGGGCACTCTGGCAATATAATGCAAGTGGGCATGTGGGAGAAGGTACTGTTTAACTGGACACAATTGGTTGTCATTGTGCGCCTGTTTGTCTCTCTTGCTGCAGCATTTGGATGGAACTTCATGATTTTTTTTGATATCTCTGTTACTGTTTGGATAATCATGTTTACCCTTTGGGCAATACGATTTTTTGCTGTACTTATTTATGGTAAAAGATTGGCATAA
- a CDS encoding YeeE/YedE family protein, protein MNRFPWWAGGILMAGLLLMTFSILGADRPLGASTYVPYFAGVLFDLSPEKYSYLKEIENPGAWEGVMLLGVFFGGFVTSVFITKSFRISLIPTGWKKYKNNSVPSRLFWSFVSGFMMIIGARLAGGCTSGHFISGMSQIAISSMIFGVGVMISLVITGRLFYNMKEKK, encoded by the coding sequence ATGAATAGATTTCCATGGTGGGCAGGCGGTATCTTGATGGCTGGTTTGCTTCTAATGACATTTTCGATACTTGGTGCGGATAGACCGTTGGGTGCCTCAACCTATGTACCGTACTTTGCGGGGGTTTTGTTTGATTTGAGTCCTGAAAAGTATAGCTATCTCAAAGAGATAGAGAACCCTGGAGCATGGGAAGGTGTTATGTTGCTTGGTGTATTTTTTGGTGGCTTTGTCACTTCCGTATTTATTACCAAGAGCTTCCGTATCTCTTTGATTCCAACAGGATGGAAGAAGTACAAAAATAATTCAGTACCCTCTAGACTATTTTGGAGTTTTGTATCAGGCTTTATGATGATTATTGGTGCAAGACTGGCAGGTGGATGTACATCTGGACACTTCATATCAGGTATGAGCCAGATTGCAATCTCTTCAATGATTTTTGGTGTAGGGGTGATGATCTCTCTTGTGATTACCGGAAGACTCTTCTATAATATGAAGGAGAAAAAATAA
- a CDS encoding anhydro-N-acetylmuramic acid kinase codes for MAYEYYIGMMSGTSMDSIDVVLCGLDETSCKLLASYEHPFPTILKDEIITTIQDNVPIQTIGALDHRLGLLFSEAVNTFIDKKEINREDIVAIGSHGQTLWHEPLGNTPFTMQLGDPNIIVAKTGLKVVANFRHKDMAFGGSGAPLAPAFHQFLFDKSSTMCIVNIGGIANITVLGEQLLGYDIGPGNMLMDAWIQEHQDQRYDENGVWSKNGSVNYTLLDMMMADSYFAQPYPKSTGREKFNIAWLNKHISTQYPVPNAIDIQRTLLELTAQSISNEVLKFSPDMLLLSGGGANNIFLIERIATLMPNIQVSIIEQRDWIEGMMMAWLAYKRIHEVPINLKEVTGAKENTILGIVYI; via the coding sequence ATGGCATATGAATACTATATAGGCATGATGTCAGGCACCTCTATGGATAGCATTGATGTAGTATTGTGTGGCCTCGATGAAACCTCTTGTAAACTACTAGCAAGCTATGAGCACCCTTTTCCCACTATACTAAAAGATGAAATTATTACAACAATACAAGATAATGTACCAATTCAGACTATAGGTGCACTAGATCATAGACTTGGTTTGCTCTTTTCTGAGGCAGTAAATACCTTTATAGATAAAAAAGAGATCAATAGGGAAGATATTGTTGCTATAGGTTCACACGGGCAGACACTTTGGCATGAGCCACTGGGAAATACACCATTTACAATGCAATTAGGCGATCCTAATATTATTGTAGCAAAAACAGGATTGAAGGTTGTAGCAAATTTTAGACACAAAGATATGGCTTTTGGTGGAAGTGGGGCACCTCTTGCACCAGCATTCCATCAGTTTCTTTTTGATAAAAGCAGTACGATGTGTATTGTAAACATAGGAGGAATTGCCAATATTACAGTACTAGGAGAACAACTACTTGGTTATGATATTGGTCCAGGGAATATGTTAATGGATGCATGGATACAAGAGCATCAGGATCAAAGATATGATGAAAATGGTGTATGGTCAAAAAATGGTAGTGTAAATTATACCTTACTTGATATGATGATGGCAGACAGCTATTTTGCACAACCATATCCTAAAAGCACAGGTCGGGAAAAGTTCAATATTGCTTGGCTAAATAAGCATATCAGTACCCAGTACCCAGTACCCAATGCCATTGATATTCAGCGTACTCTTTTGGAATTAACTGCTCAAAGTATCTCCAATGAAGTGCTTAAGTTTAGCCCCGATATGCTATTGCTTAGTGGTGGAGGTGCAAATAATATTTTTCTCATTGAGCGTATTGCTACACTCATGCCCAACATACAGGTGAGCATCATAGAACAGAGAGACTGGATAGAGGGAATGATGATGGCATGGTTGGCATATAAACGAATTCATGAAGTACCAATTAATCTCAAAGAGGTAACGGGAGCAAAAGAAAATACTATTTTAGGTATAGTGTATATATGA
- a CDS encoding glutamine--tRNA ligase/YqeY domain fusion protein, translating into MAKSRDFLRRIVEEDLKLEKYSEIVTRFPPEPNGFPHIGHAKSITINFGIARDYGGYCHLRMDDTNPTTEDTKYVEAIKDAVEWLGFKWNSKVHYTSDYFNRLYAYAIDLIKMGKAYVDSLSEEEMREYRGTVTVPGKRSKYAQRSIEENLDLFEKMKNGEFAEGAHILRAKIDMASPNMKMRDPLLYRIRHAHHYRAGDKWAIYPMYDFAHCLSDYIEGITHSLCTLEFENNREIYEWVIETLKLKSPRPYQYEFARLNINYTVMSKRKLLELVEKKVVSGWDDPRMPTIAGYKRRGYTPESILAFCDQIGVAKANSVVDISQLEFCIRDDLNLKVPRVMCVMEPLKVTIINYEGREEIEASYYPHDVPKEGMRRLPFSNEIYINREDFNENPPKGYFRLTPDQPVRLKYAYIIVCKEVVKDKEGNIVEIKAEYYSDSKSGSDTSGIKVKSAIQWVEESSAKQIEVRLYDRLFQTEAPQGVEDINPNSLKIIKNALIEPAVVIEKPDVRFQFEREGYFFVEPVDYTDRAPVFNKIVSLKDSWGKKKKSSQKNLKGLKKKLQKNMQVEGEVVPMNTDEKILFNRYINVLNLNSTVAEMIARDKQLSQFFEETLKAYNAPASIANFVVNEVAREIKKGNVLKFAPQQLAVLVKMIDDEIISTKIAKEIFETMCQEEIDPIAYVEENGLRQISDPADILPIVDDVIVKNPENVQKYKDGNQKLFGFFVGQVLKATEGKANPTVVNDLVQQRLEE; encoded by the coding sequence ATGGCAAAAAGTAGAGATTTTTTACGCAGAATTGTTGAAGAGGATCTCAAATTAGAAAAATATAGTGAGATTGTAACACGATTTCCTCCAGAGCCTAATGGCTTTCCTCATATTGGACATGCCAAATCAATTACCATTAATTTTGGTATTGCTAGAGATTACGGTGGATACTGTCATCTAAGAATGGATGATACCAATCCAACGACTGAAGATACCAAGTATGTAGAGGCAATCAAAGATGCTGTAGAGTGGTTAGGCTTTAAGTGGAACAGTAAAGTGCACTATACCTCTGACTATTTTAACAGACTGTATGCGTATGCAATAGATCTTATCAAAATGGGAAAGGCTTATGTAGATAGTCTAAGCGAAGAAGAGATGAGAGAGTATCGTGGTACAGTCACAGTACCAGGAAAACGAAGTAAATATGCACAACGCAGTATTGAAGAGAATCTTGATCTATTTGAAAAAATGAAAAATGGTGAGTTTGCAGAGGGTGCACATATTCTCAGAGCTAAAATTGATATGGCATCACCTAATATGAAAATGCGTGACCCACTGCTTTACCGCATACGTCATGCACATCACTATCGTGCTGGTGATAAGTGGGCAATTTATCCAATGTATGATTTTGCACACTGTCTTTCTGATTATATCGAAGGAATTACTCACTCACTTTGTACATTGGAGTTTGAGAATAACCGTGAGATTTATGAGTGGGTTATTGAGACACTTAAACTCAAGTCTCCACGACCATATCAATATGAGTTTGCTAGACTTAATATCAACTATACGGTAATGAGTAAACGAAAATTGCTTGAGTTGGTAGAAAAGAAAGTTGTTAGTGGATGGGATGACCCGCGTATGCCTACTATTGCAGGCTACAAGCGAAGAGGCTATACTCCTGAATCTATTCTTGCTTTTTGTGACCAGATAGGAGTTGCTAAAGCCAATTCGGTAGTGGATATTTCTCAGCTTGAATTTTGTATACGAGATGACCTCAATCTTAAAGTACCACGTGTAATGTGCGTAATGGAGCCACTCAAGGTCACTATTATTAATTATGAAGGAAGAGAAGAGATAGAAGCCTCCTATTATCCTCATGATGTCCCTAAAGAGGGCATGAGAAGATTACCGTTTTCTAATGAGATATATATCAATCGTGAGGACTTTAATGAAAATCCACCTAAAGGGTATTTTCGATTGACACCCGATCAGCCTGTACGTTTGAAGTATGCTTATATTATTGTCTGCAAAGAAGTGGTAAAAGACAAAGAGGGCAATATTGTTGAGATAAAGGCAGAGTATTATTCTGATTCTAAAAGTGGTTCAGATACCAGTGGCATTAAAGTTAAAAGTGCTATTCAGTGGGTAGAGGAGAGTAGTGCAAAGCAGATAGAAGTGAGACTTTATGATAGACTCTTTCAGACAGAAGCACCACAAGGGGTTGAAGATATTAACCCTAACTCCTTAAAGATTATTAAAAATGCACTTATTGAACCAGCTGTTGTGATAGAAAAACCTGATGTACGTTTTCAGTTTGAAAGAGAGGGATATTTTTTTGTGGAACCAGTAGATTATACCGATAGGGCACCTGTCTTTAATAAGATTGTTTCACTTAAGGATTCGTGGGGAAAAAAGAAAAAATCCTCTCAGAAAAACCTTAAAGGGTTAAAGAAAAAATTACAAAAAAATATGCAAGTAGAGGGTGAAGTAGTGCCCATGAATACAGATGAGAAGATATTGTTTAATAGATATATCAATGTGTTGAATCTAAATAGCACTGTTGCGGAGATGATTGCAAGAGATAAGCAACTCTCACAATTTTTTGAGGAGACACTTAAGGCATATAATGCACCTGCAAGCATTGCCAATTTTGTTGTAAATGAGGTTGCAAGAGAGATCAAGAAGGGCAATGTGCTAAAGTTTGCACCACAACAACTTGCTGTACTGGTGAAGATGATAGACGATGAGATTATCTCAACCAAAATTGCAAAAGAGATATTTGAGACAATGTGTCAAGAGGAGATTGACCCTATAGCTTATGTAGAAGAGAATGGGCTCAGGCAGATAAGTGACCCTGCCGATATCCTGCCCATCGTTGATGATGTTATTGTCAAAAATCCTGAAAATGTACAGAAGTATAAAGATGGCAATCAGAAGCTTTTTGGTTTTTTTGTGGGTCAAGTACTGAAGGCAACTGAAGGGAAAGCAAACCCAACAGTAGTAAATGATTTAGTACAACAACGTTTAGAAGAGTAG
- a CDS encoding HAD family hydrolase: MRSVYITDLDHTFLRSDLTLSPFSIQTWNHTARYATMGVATARSFTKSKELLSQLHINAPMILLDGAIIITPEQKIIDLKSIDKVLGDAIVELGLQYNIDPFIIGIKDKNINETFLYPRRLNSYQKEVLKGYKDDPRMQFNPTNRTMEENLKIVYFGNETQLRPLYQAIKECFGDVVEAKMSPEKYGGGWFLTLLHPEGDKSCALKKVVEYLGCDLSDVTVFGDSINDVGMFELAGTSVAVSNALDEVKSVANIILPHSNDEDAVAKYLSTLSC; this comes from the coding sequence ATGCGCTCTGTTTACATTACTGATTTAGATCATACTTTTCTTCGTTCTGATCTTACACTGAGCCCATTTAGTATTCAGACATGGAACCATACTGCTCGGTATGCTACAATGGGGGTGGCAACAGCACGCAGTTTTACCAAATCTAAAGAGTTACTCTCGCAACTACATATCAATGCTCCCATGATTCTTCTTGATGGTGCCATTATTATTACCCCTGAACAAAAAATTATTGATCTTAAAAGTATTGACAAAGTACTAGGTGATGCCATTGTAGAACTTGGTCTGCAATACAATATTGACCCCTTTATCATTGGTATCAAAGATAAAAATATTAATGAAACTTTTCTCTATCCTCGTCGTCTAAATAGTTATCAAAAAGAGGTACTCAAGGGCTATAAAGATGACCCGCGTATGCAGTTTAACCCCACTAACCGTACAATGGAAGAGAATCTCAAAATTGTCTACTTTGGAAATGAGACGCAGTTACGTCCACTCTATCAAGCAATAAAAGAGTGTTTTGGTGATGTGGTAGAAGCAAAAATGTCACCAGAAAAATATGGTGGTGGCTGGTTTTTGACTTTACTCCACCCAGAAGGTGATAAGTCCTGTGCATTGAAAAAAGTTGTCGAATACTTAGGGTGTGACCTGTCTGATGTAACAGTCTTTGGAGACTCGATCAATGATGTGGGAATGTTTGAGCTTGCAGGTACATCAGTGGCAGTTTCTAATGCACTTGATGAAGTAAAGTCTGTTGCCAATATCATTCTTCCACACAGTAATGATGAAGATGCTGTTGCAAAATACCTCTCAACCCTTAGTTGTTAG
- a CDS encoding nucleotidyltransferase family protein codes for MQTMILAAGLGKRMRPLTNHTPKPLLEVHGIPLIVWHLKKLAHYGFKEVIINIAHLGYKIPEVLGDGSKWGLSVVYSDEQEEGGLESAGGIVKALPYLSKSDPFFVINGDVWTDYNFDPNRILEDDILAHLILVPNPKHNPKGDFTLLDGKVYDSRQYTFSGIGYYSPKLFKGVPYGKSALAPLLRTAMLEGKVSGELYMGEWYDIGTPERLKMLNTHFCTNN; via the coding sequence ATGCAAACTATGATTCTTGCGGCTGGATTGGGTAAACGTATGAGACCATTAACCAATCATACGCCTAAGCCACTACTTGAAGTTCACGGTATACCGTTAATTGTTTGGCATTTGAAGAAGCTGGCACACTATGGTTTTAAAGAGGTAATTATTAATATTGCACATCTAGGTTACAAGATACCTGAAGTATTGGGAGATGGTTCAAAGTGGGGACTTTCTGTTGTATACTCTGATGAGCAGGAGGAGGGTGGTCTTGAGAGTGCAGGAGGGATTGTAAAAGCATTACCATACCTTTCTAAGAGTGACCCTTTTTTTGTCATAAATGGTGATGTATGGACAGATTATAATTTTGACCCCAATAGAATATTAGAAGATGATATTTTAGCACATCTTATTCTTGTACCCAATCCAAAACATAATCCAAAGGGTGATTTTACATTACTTGATGGTAAGGTATATGATAGTAGGCAATATACCTTTTCGGGGATAGGGTATTACTCACCAAAACTCTTTAAGGGTGTTCCATATGGCAAAAGTGCACTTGCTCCTTTGCTGCGTACTGCAATGCTTGAAGGAAAAGTTAGTGGAGAGCTTTATATGGGAGAATGGTATGATATTGGAACACCAGAGCGTCTAAAGATGCTTAATACCCATTTTTGTACTAACAACTAA
- a CDS encoding YaaA family protein: protein MKILLAPSETKRYGGDISFKLENLLFPTLFPYRKKLLHTYMNILQKSDMKVLSTMFGLKKEIDIQSHIKDIIHEPAMKAIERYTGVAFDYLDYINLSDDAQHYIDNHVILCSNLFGFLRADDLIPEYRLKQGVAVGEIKVEKFYHEHGSPLMEAYLEDEEILDLRAGFYDKFYRPTKPYTTLKFIKEGKVVSHWAKAYRGLVLREIAKTGVKCIDAFMHLPIEGLRINEIQIQKNRTEIIYDIEL from the coding sequence ATGAAAATACTTCTTGCACCCAGTGAAACCAAAAGGTATGGTGGTGACATATCATTTAAACTTGAAAATCTACTTTTCCCCACACTATTCCCTTATCGTAAAAAATTATTACATACCTATATGAATATTCTTCAAAAGAGTGATATGAAAGTGCTAAGTACCATGTTTGGTCTCAAGAAAGAGATAGATATCCAGTCACATATAAAAGATATTATCCATGAGCCAGCAATGAAAGCTATCGAACGCTACACTGGTGTAGCTTTTGATTACTTAGACTATATAAATCTTTCAGATGATGCACAGCACTATATTGACAATCATGTCATTCTCTGCTCTAATCTCTTTGGATTTTTACGTGCAGATGACCTTATTCCAGAGTACCGTCTCAAGCAAGGAGTAGCTGTGGGGGAGATTAAAGTAGAAAAATTCTACCATGAACATGGTTCACCGCTGATGGAAGCTTACCTTGAAGATGAAGAAATACTCGATCTACGTGCAGGTTTTTATGATAAGTTTTATAGGCCTACCAAGCCTTACACCACATTGAAATTTATAAAAGAGGGAAAGGTGGTTAGCCACTGGGCAAAAGCATATCGTGGTCTTGTGCTACGTGAAATTGCCAAAACGGGTGTAAAGTGTATCGATGCATTTATGCATTTGCCTATTGAAGGACTACGCATTAATGAAATACAAATACAAAAGAATAGAACTGAAATTATTTATGATATTGAGTTATAA
- the secE gene encoding preprotein translocase subunit SecE, which produces MGKISTFIANAQAELHKVIFPTKIQVRQAFLAVILVVTVISIFLALVDLMMSAIVSTVL; this is translated from the coding sequence ATGGGAAAAATTTCAACATTTATAGCTAATGCACAAGCAGAGCTTCATAAAGTAATATTTCCAACTAAAATACAAGTAAGACAAGCATTTTTAGCAGTTATTCTTGTGGTGACTGTCATTTCAATATTTTTAGCACTGGTTGATTTAATGATGTCGGCCATCGTATCTACAGTTTTATAG
- the tuf gene encoding elongation factor Tu produces MAKEKFERTKPHVNIGTIGHVDHGKTTLTAAITAVLATKNDTALMDYDQIDNAPEERERGITIATSHVEYETDTRHYAHVDCPGHADYVKNMITGAAQMDGAILVIASTDGPMAQTREHILLSKQVGVPYIVVFLNKEDQLDDEDKEEMLELVEMEVRELLSEYDFPGDDTPIVAGSAFKALEEAKAGKLGEWSEKIIELMSQVDTYIPEPVRETDKEFLMPIEDIFTIQGRGTVVTGKVDRGQVCVGDEVEIVGLKDTQKTTVTGVEMFRKEMDCGQAGDNCGVLIRGIAKEEVQRGMVLCKPGSITPHTKFEAEVYVLTKEEGGRHTPFFNNYRPQFYVRTTDVTGSVQLQEGTEMVMPGDNVKIDVELIAPIALEEGTRFAIREGGRTVGAGVVSKIIA; encoded by the coding sequence ATGGCTAAAGAAAAATTCGAACGAACCAAACCGCATGTTAATATCGGTACCATTGGTCACGTTGACCACGGTAAAACTACATTGACTGCTGCAATTACTGCTGTACTTGCAACAAAAAATGATACTGCACTTATGGATTATGATCAGATTGATAATGCTCCTGAAGAGAGAGAAAGAGGGATTACGATTGCGACTTCTCACGTAGAGTATGAAACTGATACAAGACACTATGCTCACGTAGACTGTCCAGGTCACGCTGACTACGTTAAAAATATGATTACAGGTGCTGCCCAAATGGATGGTGCAATTCTTGTTATTGCTTCAACTGATGGTCCAATGGCTCAGACAAGAGAGCATATCCTTCTTTCTAAACAAGTAGGTGTACCGTATATCGTTGTTTTTCTAAATAAAGAAGATCAACTTGATGACGAAGACAAAGAAGAGATGCTTGAGCTTGTAGAGATGGAAGTACGTGAACTTCTTTCTGAATATGACTTCCCAGGCGATGATACTCCAATTGTAGCTGGCTCTGCATTCAAAGCACTTGAGGAAGCAAAAGCTGGTAAGCTTGGTGAATGGTCTGAAAAGATTATTGAACTAATGAGTCAAGTTGATACATATATTCCTGAGCCAGTACGTGAAACAGACAAAGAGTTCCTTATGCCAATTGAAGATATCTTTACTATTCAAGGGCGTGGTACAGTTGTAACTGGTAAAGTTGACAGAGGTCAGGTATGTGTAGGTGATGAAGTTGAAATCGTTGGTCTTAAGGATACCCAAAAAACAACTGTAACAGGTGTTGAAATGTTCCGTAAAGAGATGGACTGTGGTCAAGCAGGTGATAACTGTGGTGTTCTTATTCGTGGTATTGCTAAAGAAGAAGTACAAAGAGGTATGGTTCTTTGTAAGCCAGGATCTATTACACCACATACAAAGTTTGAAGCAGAAGTTTATGTACTAACCAAAGAGGAAGGTGGTAGACATACACCATTTTTCAATAACTACAGACCTCAGTTCTATGTACGTACAACAGATGTAACTGGTTCTGTTCAGCTTCAAGAAGGTACAGAGATGGTTATGCCAGGAGACAATGTTAAGATTGATGTTGAACTTATTGCACCAATTGCTCTTGAAGAAGGTACAAGATTTGCTATCCGTGAAGGTGGTAGAACTGTTGGTGCAGGTGTTGTTTCCAAGATCATCGCTTAA
- a CDS encoding phosphotransferase produces MKNKKPNIKLTEWLEHYKVNSELIPLAGDASFRKYYRVADNFHRGIVMDASMQPESVEPFINIAHLLFETGVRTPKINAFDAEQGFIFMEDVGNTHFYDVVETEKETIYPKAIDTIVKMQYVDVRGLPLYDHDFLFFEMELMEEWYLKKYLSKILSVKEKTQLNTMLDQITNVVLEQPQGFFVHRDYHSRNLMFNHDDALVVIDFQDARVGSLTYDLVSLLRDVYVELDPKEVEQMALYFRDAKGLNVDDATFMKWFDFTGLQRHIKILGIFARLALRDGKESYLKNIPMTLKYIMQIVSKYDEINPLKILLDTTQ; encoded by the coding sequence ATGAAGAATAAGAAACCAAATATAAAACTCACAGAGTGGTTGGAACACTATAAGGTCAATAGCGAACTTATTCCACTTGCCGGAGATGCAAGTTTTAGAAAGTATTATCGTGTAGCAGATAATTTTCATAGAGGGATTGTCATGGATGCTTCAATGCAGCCTGAAAGTGTTGAGCCTTTTATTAATATTGCTCATCTCCTTTTTGAAACAGGAGTACGTACACCTAAGATCAATGCCTTTGATGCAGAACAGGGATTTATTTTTATGGAAGATGTGGGTAATACACATTTTTATGATGTAGTAGAAACTGAAAAAGAGACTATTTATCCAAAGGCTATTGACACTATTGTTAAAATGCAATATGTTGATGTCAGAGGGCTACCCTTGTATGACCATGATTTTCTATTTTTTGAGATGGAACTTATGGAGGAGTGGTATTTGAAAAAGTATTTAAGTAAAATACTTTCAGTCAAAGAAAAAACACAATTAAACACAATGCTGGATCAAATCACCAATGTAGTACTTGAGCAACCACAGGGATTTTTTGTACATCGTGATTACCACTCACGCAACTTAATGTTTAACCATGATGATGCACTGGTTGTGATAGATTTTCAGGATGCTAGAGTGGGGTCACTTACCTATGATTTAGTCTCTTTGCTACGCGATGTTTATGTAGAGCTTGATCCCAAAGAGGTAGAACAGATGGCACTATACTTTCGAGATGCTAAAGGACTCAACGTAGATGATGCAACTTTTATGAAGTGGTTTGATTTTACTGGACTACAACGTCATATTAAAATACTTGGTATTTTTGCACGCCTTGCATTACGTGATGGAAAAGAAAGTTACCTAAAGAATATACCTATGACACTGAAATATATTATGCAGATAGTTTCAAAATATGATGAGATAAATCCTCTTAAAATATTACTAGACACAACACAATAA
- the rpmG gene encoding 50S ribosomal protein L33 produces the protein MRETVHLGCEKCTRRNYHTTKNKKTTTEKLALKKYCKWCKEHTIHKEMKL, from the coding sequence ATGAGAGAAACAGTTCACCTTGGATGTGAGAAGTGTACAAGACGCAATTATCACACTACAAAGAACAAAAAGACGACAACAGAAAAGCTTGCATTGAAGAAATATTGCAAGTGGTGCAAAGAGCACACTATTCATAAGGAGATGAAACTGTAA